In Micromonospora sp. WMMD980, the following are encoded in one genomic region:
- a CDS encoding SDR family oxidoreductase, translating to MNLTDRVAVITGGAGGIGAALGRRFAAEGAAAVVLADLAAEAAGAAAEAIGPVATGVGLDVTDEAAVRALVDETERRHGRIDLFCANAGVATGGGLDAPDADWERAWRVNVLGHLHSVRAVLPGMLRRGQGHLLLTCSAAGLLTAVGDAPYTATKHAAVGLAEWVAITYRDEGIRVSALCPQGVDTPMLADGLAEGHLGARVIAASGAVLTPDQVADAVVAGLAEERFLILPHPEVADYARRRAEDPDGWQAGLRKLVRKLRAADR from the coding sequence ATGAACCTGACCGATCGGGTGGCCGTGATCACCGGTGGGGCCGGCGGCATCGGCGCGGCGCTGGGTCGGCGGTTCGCCGCCGAGGGCGCCGCCGCCGTGGTGCTGGCCGACCTGGCCGCCGAGGCGGCGGGCGCGGCGGCCGAGGCGATCGGTCCGGTCGCCACGGGCGTCGGGCTGGACGTCACCGACGAGGCGGCGGTCCGCGCGCTCGTCGACGAGACCGAGCGCCGCCACGGCCGGATCGACCTGTTCTGCGCCAACGCCGGGGTGGCCACCGGCGGTGGCCTCGACGCGCCGGACGCCGACTGGGAGCGGGCCTGGCGGGTCAACGTGCTCGGGCACCTGCACAGCGTCCGGGCGGTGCTGCCGGGGATGCTGCGCCGGGGGCAGGGACACCTGCTGCTCACCTGCTCGGCGGCGGGTCTGCTGACCGCGGTCGGCGACGCCCCGTACACCGCCACCAAGCACGCCGCGGTCGGGCTCGCCGAGTGGGTGGCGATCACCTATCGGGACGAAGGCATCCGGGTCAGCGCGCTCTGCCCGCAGGGCGTGGACACCCCGATGCTCGCCGACGGCCTCGCCGAGGGGCACCTCGGCGCGCGGGTGATCGCGGCGTCCGGCGCGGTCCTCACCCCGGACCAGGTCGCCGACGCGGTGGTGGCCGGGCTGGCCGAGGAACGGTTCCTCATCCTGCCCCACCCGGAGGTGGCCGACTACGCCCGACGCCGCGCCGAGGACCCGGACGGCTGGCAGGCCGGCCTGCGCAAGCTCGTCCGCAAACTGCGCGCCGCCGACCGCTGA
- a CDS encoding low temperature requirement protein A, translating into MIIGVVAAAIGYELAIEHPTGHNELPWLAMVLGGPALFLAGRVRFEYEVFGRVSPSRLVAIAALLLPAPLLVRAAPLVGAIWAVPVLAAVAVADVRRAWGRPPEDPATPF; encoded by the coding sequence ATGATCATCGGCGTGGTGGCCGCCGCGATCGGCTACGAACTGGCCATCGAACACCCCACCGGGCACAACGAACTGCCCTGGCTCGCCATGGTCCTGGGCGGTCCGGCGCTGTTCCTGGCCGGGCGGGTCCGCTTCGAGTACGAGGTGTTCGGCCGGGTCTCCCCGTCGCGGCTGGTGGCGATCGCCGCGCTGCTGCTGCCGGCGCCGCTGCTGGTGCGGGCCGCGCCGCTGGTCGGGGCGATCTGGGCGGTGCCGGTGCTGGCGGCGGTGGCGGTGGCCGACGTGCGCCGGGCCTGGGGACGCCCGCCCGAGGATCCCGCGACGCCGTTCTGA
- a CDS encoding low temperature requirement protein A, giving the protein MRVAEPAVLRSDDGDSDRATFLELFFDLVYVFALTRVSARAFEDLALEDGRAYWPAVTGGGKTLLLLLLALWMLWQGTAWTTSRYDPYHLWLQVIVVTALFSAMVMGVAIPRAFDGPGLAFAVAYVVAHGARSAILLLVLRRLQFRRLKLRMLITYCVAGALWLAGAVLPTNPRVVLWSIALVVEYLGNRFGWPVAGLGRSTISRWDIHGKHLAERYPQIYLVAIGETILVAGLTFTRTPGGWASIVAFAAALATSVVLWRIYVQRAGQILGEAVTGARHPATVGRSAADTHRS; this is encoded by the coding sequence GTGCGGGTCGCCGAGCCCGCCGTGCTGCGCTCGGACGACGGCGACAGCGACCGCGCCACCTTCCTGGAGCTCTTCTTCGACCTGGTCTACGTGTTCGCGCTGACCCGCGTCTCGGCGCGCGCGTTCGAGGATCTGGCGCTGGAGGACGGGCGGGCCTACTGGCCGGCGGTGACCGGCGGCGGCAAGACGCTGCTGCTGCTGCTGCTCGCGCTCTGGATGCTCTGGCAGGGCACCGCGTGGACCACCAGCCGCTACGACCCGTACCACCTCTGGCTCCAGGTCATCGTGGTCACCGCGCTGTTCTCGGCGATGGTGATGGGGGTGGCCATCCCCCGCGCGTTCGACGGCCCCGGCCTGGCGTTCGCCGTCGCGTACGTGGTGGCGCACGGGGCCCGCTCGGCGATCCTGCTGCTGGTGCTGCGCCGGCTCCAGTTCCGCCGGCTGAAGCTGCGGATGCTGATCACCTACTGCGTGGCCGGGGCGCTCTGGCTGGCCGGCGCGGTGCTGCCCACCAACCCGCGGGTCGTGCTCTGGAGCATCGCGCTGGTGGTGGAGTATCTCGGCAACCGGTTCGGCTGGCCGGTGGCGGGGCTGGGCCGCTCGACCATCTCCCGCTGGGACATCCACGGCAAGCACCTCGCCGAGCGCTACCCGCAGATCTACCTGGTGGCGATCGGCGAGACGATCCTGGTCGCCGGCCTGACCTTCACCCGTACGCCGGGCGGCTGGGCCAGCATCGTCGCGTTCGCCGCCGCACTGGCCACCTCCGTCGTGCTGTGGCGGATCTACGTGCAGCGGGCCGGGCAGATTCTCGGCGAGGCGGTGACCGGGGCGAGACACCCCGCCACCGTCGGCCGCTCCGCCGCCGACACCCACCGGTCATGA
- a CDS encoding transglutaminase domain-containing protein produces the protein MAGALRAAVVPAALVVLVALAGVVLGRVYADPLLTRLMVGAAAGSVLVGVAARRLPSWLVAPVSVAALAGWTLLSLRLAASHAALPGGLGEVAGDAARNAIPRLLTAMIPVQPAPDTVLVPVVAAWLAGMTAAEVALRAGRVLLGYLPPALLYAGALYVVGPNATPAVGPTVLFAAVAAVGLAAPGRRSGPVAVDPASGLAPAVRAAVRLRLAAASAAGLVVVVALAALLAPVVAGRVDERPVDPRRYVEPPQVESLDENPLIRISGWALNPDQRLLDVRTVAGSTEGGPPRIRLAVLSDYDGVTWRVGATYRNAGRILPAVDPAPAATTEEVRQEITVADLTGRLLPAVPTPREVGGARVAYDPASGTLIRPEGLAPGLRYAVSSVREKPDLNLVSTANVPAGDAVSRVLRVPDGAPEQVRRLATQLAESNGAPYARADAIATFLAEHYRVTADAPSGHAYPNLTFFLFGPRNGGGQRGTSEQFAAAFAVLGRLAGLPTRVVVGFEPRADGPVRAADAYAWPEVLFEGVGWVPFDPMPRPDEQPRPVEEDFRPQPEEPPPSEVPAPTEQPTATPPAAAPAPGRPAGGPGTPVLVGGGVGGLLLVVGAVLAAFAAMRRRLSRSRLERSDPGARVAGAWRELTDALRLAGRPVGDDLAAAEVAERARVALAEARAATGGPAVGGAEPGGVGELAGLVNQVAFGPGTTSEQAARAAMLATSYGDALRDARPRWRRLWWRAHPGPLRWRR, from the coding sequence GTGGCCGGGGCGCTGCGCGCGGCAGTGGTGCCGGCGGCGCTGGTCGTGCTGGTGGCGCTCGCCGGCGTGGTGCTGGGCCGGGTGTACGCGGACCCGCTGCTGACCCGGCTGATGGTCGGCGCGGCGGCCGGTTCGGTGCTCGTCGGCGTGGCCGCCCGGCGGTTGCCGTCGTGGCTGGTGGCCCCGGTGTCGGTGGCCGCCCTGGCCGGCTGGACGCTGCTGTCGTTGCGGTTGGCGGCGAGCCACGCGGCGCTGCCCGGCGGGCTCGGCGAGGTGGCCGGCGACGCCGCCCGCAACGCGATCCCCCGGCTGCTCACCGCGATGATCCCGGTGCAGCCGGCGCCGGACACCGTGCTGGTCCCGGTGGTGGCGGCCTGGCTGGCCGGGATGACCGCCGCCGAGGTGGCACTGCGCGCCGGCCGGGTGCTGCTGGGCTACCTGCCGCCGGCGCTGCTCTACGCCGGCGCGCTCTACGTGGTGGGGCCGAACGCGACACCGGCGGTCGGCCCCACGGTGCTGTTCGCGGCCGTCGCGGCCGTCGGCCTGGCGGCGCCCGGCCGGCGCTCCGGTCCGGTGGCGGTCGATCCGGCGTCCGGGCTCGCCCCGGCGGTACGGGCGGCGGTGCGGTTGCGGCTGGCCGCGGCGAGCGCGGCCGGGCTGGTCGTGGTGGTGGCGCTCGCCGCGCTGCTGGCCCCGGTGGTCGCCGGCCGGGTCGACGAGCGTCCGGTCGACCCGCGCCGCTACGTGGAGCCGCCGCAGGTGGAGTCGCTGGACGAGAACCCGCTGATCCGGATCTCCGGCTGGGCGTTGAACCCGGACCAGCGGCTGCTCGACGTGCGCACGGTCGCCGGTTCGACCGAGGGCGGGCCGCCGCGGATCCGGCTGGCGGTGCTCAGCGACTACGACGGGGTGACCTGGCGGGTGGGCGCCACGTACCGCAACGCGGGGCGGATCCTGCCCGCGGTCGATCCGGCGCCGGCCGCGACGACCGAGGAGGTGCGCCAGGAGATCACGGTGGCGGACCTGACCGGGCGGCTGCTGCCGGCTGTGCCGACGCCGCGCGAGGTGGGCGGCGCCCGGGTGGCGTACGACCCGGCGAGCGGGACGCTGATCCGGCCGGAGGGGCTCGCCCCGGGGCTGCGCTACGCGGTGTCATCGGTTCGGGAGAAGCCCGACCTCAACCTGGTCAGCACCGCGAACGTGCCGGCCGGGGACGCGGTGTCCCGGGTGCTGCGGGTGCCCGACGGCGCGCCGGAGCAGGTGCGCCGGCTGGCCACCCAGCTCGCCGAGTCCAACGGCGCCCCGTACGCGCGGGCGGACGCGATCGCCACGTTCCTCGCCGAGCACTACCGGGTGACCGCCGACGCGCCGAGCGGGCACGCCTACCCGAACCTGACGTTCTTCCTGTTCGGCCCGCGCAACGGCGGCGGCCAGCGGGGCACCTCGGAGCAGTTCGCCGCCGCGTTCGCGGTGCTCGGCCGGCTCGCCGGGCTGCCCACCCGGGTGGTGGTCGGGTTCGAGCCGAGGGCGGACGGGCCGGTGCGGGCCGCCGACGCGTACGCCTGGCCGGAGGTGCTGTTCGAGGGCGTGGGCTGGGTGCCGTTCGATCCGATGCCGCGCCCGGACGAGCAGCCCCGGCCGGTGGAGGAGGACTTCCGCCCGCAGCCGGAGGAGCCGCCGCCGTCGGAGGTGCCGGCGCCGACCGAGCAGCCCACCGCCACGCCGCCGGCCGCCGCGCCCGCGCCGGGCCGGCCCGCGGGCGGCCCGGGTACGCCGGTGCTGGTGGGCGGTGGCGTCGGTGGTCTGCTGCTGGTGGTCGGGGCGGTGCTGGCGGCGTTCGCCGCGATGCGCCGCCGGTTGAGCCGCTCCCGGTTGGAACGGAGCGACCCCGGTGCGCGGGTGGCCGGCGCCTGGCGGGAGCTGACCGACGCGCTTCGGCTGGCCGGCCGGCCGGTGGGTGACGACCTGGCGGCGGCGGAGGTGGCCGAGCGGGCCCGGGTGGCGCTCGCCGAGGCCCGCGCCGCAACCGGTGGCCCTGCGGTCGGCGGCGCGGAGCCCGGCGGCGTCGGCGAGTTGGCCGGGCTCGTCAATCAGGTCGCCTTCGGCCCCGGCACCACCTCTGAGCAGGCGGCACGGGCGGCGATGCTGGCCACCTCGTATGGTGACGCCCTGCGCGACGCCCGGCCCCGGTGGCGGCGGCTGTGGTGGCGGGCGCACCCGGGCCCGCTGCGCTGGCGGCGCTGA
- a CDS encoding MoxR family ATPase: MNTHEPLSQPEVQGFAALAARLADNVNAVVLGKPQVVRLALTALFAQGHVLLEDVPGVGKTTLARAVAATVKGEWRRIQFTPDLLPSDVSGVTIFNQASRGFEFHPGPVFANIVIADEINRASPKTQSALLEVMEERTVTVDGVRHPVPQPFLVVATQNPVEMDGTYRLPEAQLDRFLVKLSVGYPDEAVEVEVLRGATVRSPDSLTAVTDTATVGEMVKMARRVHIAEPLYAYAVRLAAATRTHPQVRVGVSPRGVIALTRAACAYALIDGRGWIMPEDLKALVEPVFAHRLLLTPDAQVRGVTPAEVLRQAVASVPVPLPSGQPAPVHG, translated from the coding sequence GTGAACACGCACGAACCGCTGAGCCAGCCGGAGGTGCAGGGCTTCGCCGCCCTGGCCGCCCGGCTCGCCGACAACGTCAACGCGGTCGTGCTGGGCAAGCCGCAGGTGGTGCGGCTGGCGTTGACCGCGCTGTTCGCCCAGGGCCACGTGCTGCTGGAGGACGTGCCCGGGGTCGGCAAGACCACGCTCGCGCGGGCGGTCGCGGCGACCGTCAAGGGCGAGTGGCGGCGCATCCAGTTCACCCCGGACCTGCTGCCCTCCGACGTCTCCGGGGTGACCATCTTCAACCAGGCCAGCCGCGGGTTCGAGTTCCACCCGGGGCCGGTGTTCGCCAACATCGTGATCGCCGACGAGATCAACCGGGCCTCGCCGAAGACCCAGTCGGCGCTGCTGGAGGTGATGGAGGAGCGGACGGTCACCGTGGACGGCGTCCGCCACCCGGTGCCGCAGCCGTTCCTGGTGGTGGCCACGCAGAACCCGGTGGAGATGGACGGCACCTACCGGCTGCCCGAGGCGCAGCTCGACCGGTTCCTGGTGAAGCTCTCCGTCGGCTACCCGGACGAGGCGGTCGAGGTGGAGGTGCTGCGCGGCGCCACGGTCCGCTCCCCCGACTCGCTGACCGCGGTCACCGACACCGCCACGGTCGGCGAGATGGTGAAGATGGCCCGGCGGGTGCACATCGCCGAGCCGCTGTACGCCTACGCGGTGCGGCTGGCGGCCGCCACGCGTACCCACCCGCAGGTGCGGGTCGGGGTGAGCCCGCGCGGGGTGATCGCGTTGACCCGCGCGGCGTGCGCGTACGCGCTGATCGACGGGCGGGGCTGGATCATGCCGGAGGACCTGAAGGCGCTCGTCGAACCGGTCTTCGCGCACCGGCTGCTGCTCACCCCGGACGCGCAGGTGCGCGGTGTGACGCCGGCCGAGGTGCTGCGCCAGGCGGTCGCCTCGGTGCCGGTGCCGCTGCCGTCGGGTCAGCCCGCGCCGGTGCACGGCTGA
- a CDS encoding LLM class F420-dependent oxidoreductase: MTVPLGGIPLADHAAVYAALAEAGFTDVWSSEVAGTDAFTPLALAAAWAPGLRLGTAITPVFTRGPGLLAMSAAALAEAAPGRFALGLGASSPVLVRDWNAVPFDEPYRRTRDVLRFLRSALAGETVDGAYETFAVRRFTLERPPAVPPPVLLAALRPGMLRLAAAEADGVILNWLAATDVPTALAELGDRRPGFAVAARIFVCPTEDARYARALGRRLITGYLTVPAYAAFHRWLGRQESLAEMWRAWEAGDRRGAAAAVPDEVVDALVLHGSPEECAAEARRYAAHGVDVPVLAVLPTPELTGDGAAAWLDLLPRLGAGAGEVR; the protein is encoded by the coding sequence ATGACTGTTCCGCTGGGCGGCATCCCGCTCGCCGACCACGCCGCCGTCTACGCCGCGCTGGCGGAGGCCGGCTTCACCGACGTCTGGTCGTCGGAGGTGGCCGGGACCGACGCGTTCACTCCGCTCGCGCTCGCCGCCGCCTGGGCGCCCGGGCTGCGGCTCGGCACCGCGATCACCCCCGTCTTCACCCGGGGGCCGGGGCTGCTGGCGATGAGCGCCGCCGCGCTGGCCGAGGCCGCGCCGGGGCGCTTCGCGCTCGGCCTCGGCGCGTCCTCGCCGGTGCTGGTGCGCGACTGGAACGCGGTGCCGTTCGACGAGCCGTACCGGCGGACCCGCGACGTGCTGCGTTTCCTGCGGTCCGCACTGGCCGGCGAAACCGTCGACGGAGCGTACGAGACGTTCGCGGTGCGGCGGTTCACGCTGGAACGCCCGCCGGCCGTGCCGCCACCGGTGCTGCTCGCCGCGCTGCGCCCCGGCATGCTGCGGCTCGCCGCCGCCGAGGCCGACGGCGTCATCCTCAACTGGCTGGCCGCCACCGACGTGCCGACCGCGCTGGCCGAGCTGGGTGACCGCCGCCCCGGCTTCGCGGTCGCCGCCCGGATCTTCGTCTGCCCCACCGAGGACGCCCGATACGCCCGGGCCCTGGGCCGCCGCCTGATCACCGGCTACCTCACCGTGCCCGCCTACGCCGCCTTCCACCGTTGGCTGGGCCGGCAGGAGAGCCTGGCGGAGATGTGGCGGGCATGGGAGGCGGGGGACCGGCGCGGCGCCGCCGCCGCGGTGCCCGACGAGGTGGTCGACGCGCTGGTGCTGCACGGCTCGCCCGAGGAATGCGCGGCCGAGGCCCGCCGGTACGCGGCGCACGGCGTCGACGTGCCGGTGCTGGCGGTGCTGCCCACCCCGGAGCTCACCGGGGACGGCGCGGCGGCGTGGCTGGACCTGCTGCCCCGGCTCGGGGCCGGCGCCGGGGAGGTGCGCTGA
- a CDS encoding DUF3159 domain-containing protein: protein MTGTPERQRSTGARPESLTDLLGGRRGAVDATLPPLGFGLGWVLGGLGGGVLVAVVTGAAVAVWRWRRGDRPRSVLVGLLAVCLAALIALRTGRAGDFFLLQIASNAASALAWAVSIVVRWPLLGVVVGLVLGQRGRWRRDPALLRAYGRASWVWTATYVLRVAVFVPLWLDGQVVALALTRAALTWPLVAATLAVSWVVIRRSLPAGHPGLRHPAGASGPDGGPAAAGPES from the coding sequence GTGACCGGTACGCCGGAGCGGCAGCGGTCGACCGGGGCGCGACCGGAGTCGCTCACCGACCTGCTCGGTGGACGGCGCGGCGCGGTGGACGCGACGCTGCCCCCACTGGGGTTCGGACTGGGCTGGGTGCTCGGCGGTCTCGGCGGCGGCGTGCTCGTCGCGGTGGTGACCGGCGCGGCGGTGGCCGTCTGGCGCTGGCGGCGTGGCGACCGCCCCCGTTCGGTGCTGGTCGGGCTGCTGGCGGTCTGCCTGGCCGCGTTGATCGCGCTGCGCACCGGCCGGGCCGGCGACTTCTTCCTGCTCCAGATCGCCTCCAACGCGGCCAGCGCGTTGGCCTGGGCGGTCAGCATCGTGGTGCGCTGGCCGCTGCTCGGCGTGGTGGTCGGGCTGGTGCTCGGGCAGCGGGGGCGGTGGCGGCGCGACCCGGCGCTGCTGCGGGCGTACGGCCGGGCGAGCTGGGTGTGGACGGCCACCTACGTGCTGCGGGTGGCGGTGTTCGTCCCGCTCTGGCTCGACGGGCAGGTGGTCGCGTTGGCGCTGACCCGGGCGGCGCTGACCTGGCCGCTGGTCGCGGCGACGCTGGCGGTGAGCTGGGTGGTGATCCGCCGGTCGCTGCCGGCCGGGCATCCGGGGCTGCGGCACCCGGCCGGGGCCTCCGGCCCGGACGGGGGGCCGGCGGCGGCCGGGCCCGAAAGTTAG
- a CDS encoding DUF58 domain-containing protein encodes MGITARGVGLLVAAVVLLGVGFRYAYPELTVLGAAAAVAVGYAVVTAAWRPRLSVERHADPDRVARGEPAAMELTVRNTGRLRAANLLAEDRCAGEPVPVPLLRLRPGRDTRVRYPVPTRRRGVVPVGPLRVVRRDPLGLMALTRGYGGTVGVWVHPRIHPLSAVPTGAGRSLDGRVDSVPHGSITFDSLREYVVGDELRRVHWRTSARVGELMVRENVDTSLPRLVVVLDNRGAAHPARLAGVAESFESACEAAASVVTAAVREDLPVHLLLVAPAEAEPAGAAGPLDRLAAVELTGGGAEVLSAATSRLRQERLGDTLVFLTGPGAAGELGHVGALRGAYPSVVVGMFGASAPTVAAGTGLVVLDAADGAAFAAEWDGIRRW; translated from the coding sequence GTGGGGATCACCGCCCGTGGGGTCGGGTTGCTCGTCGCCGCCGTGGTGCTGCTCGGGGTGGGCTTCCGGTACGCGTACCCGGAGCTGACCGTGCTCGGCGCGGCGGCCGCCGTGGCCGTCGGCTACGCCGTGGTGACCGCCGCCTGGCGTCCCCGGTTGAGCGTCGAGCGGCACGCCGACCCGGACCGGGTGGCCCGGGGCGAGCCGGCGGCGATGGAGTTGACCGTGCGCAACACCGGCCGGCTGCGGGCGGCGAACCTCCTGGCCGAGGATCGCTGCGCGGGCGAGCCGGTGCCGGTGCCGCTGCTGCGGCTGCGTCCGGGCCGCGACACCCGGGTGCGTTACCCGGTGCCGACGCGGCGGCGCGGGGTGGTGCCGGTCGGCCCGCTGCGGGTGGTCCGCCGCGACCCGCTCGGCCTGATGGCGCTGACCCGCGGCTACGGCGGGACGGTCGGAGTGTGGGTGCACCCGCGCATCCACCCGCTGTCCGCGGTGCCCACCGGCGCCGGGCGCAGCCTGGACGGGCGCGTCGACAGCGTGCCGCACGGCTCGATCACGTTCGACTCGCTGCGCGAGTACGTGGTCGGCGACGAGCTGCGCCGGGTGCACTGGCGCACCAGCGCCCGGGTGGGTGAGCTGATGGTGCGGGAGAACGTGGACACCAGTCTGCCGCGTCTGGTGGTGGTCCTGGACAATCGTGGGGCCGCGCACCCGGCGCGCCTGGCCGGGGTGGCGGAGTCGTTCGAGTCGGCGTGCGAGGCGGCGGCGTCGGTGGTAACCGCGGCGGTGCGGGAGGACCTGCCGGTGCACCTGCTGCTGGTCGCGCCGGCCGAGGCCGAGCCGGCCGGGGCGGCGGGGCCGTTGGACCGGCTCGCCGCGGTGGAGCTGACCGGCGGCGGGGCGGAGGTGCTGTCGGCGGCGACGAGCCGGCTGCGCCAGGAGCGCCTCGGGGACACGCTCGTCTTCCTGACCGGGCCGGGCGCCGCCGGGGAGCTGGGGCACGTGGGCGCGCTGCGCGGCGCGTACCCGTCGGTGGTGGTGGGGATGTTCGGCGCGAGCGCGCCGACGGTGGCTGCCGGGACGGGCCTGGTGGTGCTGGACGCGGCGGACGGTGCGGCGTTCGCCGCCGAGTGGGACGGGATCCGCCGGTGGTGA
- a CDS encoding phosphatase PAP2 family protein, with protein MRETARGWTAVWLVVLALVQTAAFLVLWRFAVHTELGQWLDTVALTGNQIGQDRIDGPVDTILNAMSAVSLLAATAVIGFIALIRGRKALAVTATLLIAGANVSTQALKYLLARPDFGIDPERAAAGNSLPSGHTTVAASVAVALILVLPRKLRVAGAFIGAGYAAAAGVATLSAGWHRPSDAVAAYLLVGAWAAVAGLVLLVFQRERAVVEPGDAHRVAAAVLGVGGALALLVSALALSWLVDRSTIAATDLGRRPLLVGYAGSAAGIVGTIAVVAALVLATVHRLVPRWKG; from the coding sequence GTGCGGGAGACGGCGAGGGGTTGGACGGCGGTCTGGTTGGTCGTGCTGGCCTTGGTCCAGACGGCCGCGTTCCTGGTGTTGTGGCGGTTCGCCGTGCACACCGAGCTGGGCCAGTGGTTGGACACGGTCGCGTTGACCGGCAACCAGATCGGGCAGGACCGGATCGACGGGCCGGTGGACACCATCCTCAACGCCATGTCGGCGGTGTCGCTGCTGGCCGCGACCGCCGTGATCGGCTTCATCGCGCTGATCCGGGGGCGCAAGGCGCTGGCCGTCACCGCGACGCTGCTGATCGCCGGCGCGAACGTGAGCACCCAGGCGCTGAAATACCTCCTCGCCCGCCCGGACTTCGGCATCGACCCGGAGCGGGCCGCCGCCGGCAACAGCCTGCCCAGCGGCCACACCACCGTCGCGGCATCGGTGGCGGTCGCCCTGATCCTGGTGCTGCCCCGCAAGCTGCGGGTGGCCGGCGCGTTCATCGGCGCCGGTTACGCGGCCGCCGCCGGCGTCGCCACGCTCTCCGCCGGCTGGCACCGGCCCAGCGACGCGGTCGCCGCCTACCTGCTGGTCGGCGCCTGGGCCGCGGTCGCCGGGCTGGTGCTGCTGGTCTTCCAGCGGGAACGGGCCGTGGTGGAGCCGGGCGACGCGCACCGCGTCGCCGCCGCCGTGCTCGGCGTCGGCGGCGCGCTGGCCCTGCTGGTCTCCGCGCTGGCGCTGTCCTGGCTGGTCGACCGCTCCACGATCGCCGCCACGGACCTCGGCCGCCGTCCGCTCCTCGTCGGGTACGCCGGCAGCGCGGCCGGCATCGTCGGCACGATCGCCGTGGTGGCCGCGCTGGTGCTCGCCACGGTGCACCGGCTGGTGCCCCGCTGGAAGGGCTGA
- a CDS encoding DUF1028 domain-containing protein: MTFSLVARSADGHLHGVAVASRFLAAGALVPAAEARVGAVATQAHANLAYRAQALAMLRTGVSAADAVAGLVAADPGRDDRQLAVVGAAGPGATWTGPRCHPWAGGQAGDGWAAQGNILDGPQVIDALRDAWLTGTDLPFPQRMLAALAAGDRAGGDRRGRQSAALFVVRRHGGYAGTGDELVDLRVDDHPDPVAELRRLLGLHTMIFGRPDPATLRDLTGPLAVEVAELLAAAGHPVGPAGLDDALAAWSGLENLEERFVPGRIDPIVLEHLRRGAAGRPPAAGSAGPAG; encoded by the coding sequence GTGACGTTCTCGCTCGTCGCCCGCTCCGCCGACGGGCACCTGCACGGCGTGGCCGTGGCCAGCCGGTTCCTCGCCGCCGGCGCGCTGGTGCCGGCCGCCGAGGCGCGGGTCGGCGCGGTCGCCACCCAGGCCCACGCCAACCTCGCCTACCGGGCCCAGGCGCTGGCCATGCTGCGCACCGGCGTGAGCGCCGCCGACGCGGTCGCCGGCCTGGTCGCCGCCGACCCCGGGCGCGACGACCGGCAGCTCGCGGTGGTCGGCGCCGCCGGCCCCGGGGCCACCTGGACCGGCCCGCGGTGCCATCCCTGGGCCGGTGGGCAGGCCGGCGACGGGTGGGCCGCGCAGGGCAACATCCTGGACGGTCCGCAGGTGATCGACGCGCTGCGCGACGCCTGGCTCACCGGCACCGACCTGCCGTTCCCGCAGCGGATGCTGGCCGCGCTGGCGGCCGGCGACCGGGCCGGCGGCGACCGGCGCGGCCGGCAGAGCGCCGCGCTGTTCGTGGTGCGGCGCCACGGCGGCTACGCGGGCACCGGAGACGAACTGGTCGACCTGCGCGTGGACGACCATCCCGACCCGGTCGCCGAGCTGCGCCGGCTGCTCGGCCTGCACACCATGATCTTCGGCCGTCCCGATCCGGCCACCCTGCGCGACCTCACCGGCCCGCTCGCCGTCGAGGTGGCGGAGTTGCTCGCCGCCGCCGGGCACCCGGTCGGGCCGGCCGGCCTCGACGACGCGCTCGCCGCCTGGTCCGGGCTGGAGAACCTGGAGGAACGCTTCGTGCCCGGCCGGATCGACCCGATCGTGCTGGAGCACCTGCGACGCGGCGCGGCGGGTCGCCCGCCCGCTGCCGGTTCCGCCGGTCCGGCGGGCTGA
- a CDS encoding maleylpyruvate isomerase N-terminal domain-containing protein, whose translation MSSVRVAFRDECERLERVLHGLDEAALDRPTPCPPWRVRDLLAHVSTGAGRLVAMLAEPAPPKPEVSAAAYFGTAKFTPEVDRDRIEGARAAAHACSGVVEAAREFGRAWRSTDAAVAAEPPGRVVRTRHGDAMAVTEFLRTRVVEVAVHGLDLADALDRPPWTTPAAAAVVVDVLTAGRPVPAGLGWDPATVLRKATGRLPTIGAERAALAAAGIRRLAFGR comes from the coding sequence ATGTCGTCGGTGCGCGTGGCGTTCCGCGACGAGTGCGAACGGCTGGAGCGGGTGCTGCACGGGCTCGACGAGGCGGCCCTGGACCGCCCGACGCCCTGCCCGCCGTGGCGGGTACGGGACCTGCTGGCGCACGTGAGCACCGGGGCCGGTCGGCTGGTCGCGATGCTCGCCGAGCCCGCGCCGCCGAAGCCCGAGGTGAGCGCCGCCGCCTACTTCGGCACGGCCAAGTTCACGCCCGAGGTCGACCGGGACCGGATCGAGGGCGCCCGGGCGGCGGCGCACGCGTGTTCCGGCGTGGTCGAGGCGGCCCGGGAGTTCGGGCGGGCCTGGCGGAGCACCGACGCCGCGGTGGCCGCCGAGCCGCCCGGACGGGTGGTGCGCACCCGACACGGCGACGCGATGGCGGTGACCGAGTTCCTGCGTACCCGGGTGGTGGAGGTCGCGGTGCACGGCCTGGACCTCGCCGACGCGCTGGACCGGCCGCCGTGGACGACCCCGGCCGCGGCGGCCGTGGTGGTCGACGTGCTCACCGCCGGACGGCCGGTGCCGGCCGGGCTCGGCTGGGACCCGGCCACCGTGCTGCGCAAGGCCACCGGCCGGCTGCCGACGATCGGCGCGGAGCGGGCGGCGCTGGCGGCGGCCGGCATCCGCCGGCTCGCGTTCGGCCGCTGA